The Argentina anserina chromosome 3, drPotAnse1.1, whole genome shotgun sequence genome includes a region encoding these proteins:
- the LOC126786535 gene encoding 3'-5' exonuclease-like, whose protein sequence is MTISIVDHELPYDTHNLYDVSFYNDQVHTLVTHSAPMVESWLSEIIPIINQNPIVGLDVEWRPNFYRNSDHPVATLQLCVDHRCLIFQLIHAQTIPRSLFDFLANGSYTFVGAGIQNDVEKLLVDYDLRVTNPVDLGALAAAKLGRRELNKAGLKGLSKEVLGKELQKPSRVTMSRWDNEWLTCPQVQYACIDAFISSEIGRRLTAMA, encoded by the coding sequence ATGACTATCAGCATAGTAGACCACGAGTTACCATACGACACCCACAATCTCTACGATGTATCCTTTTACAATGATCAAGTCCACACCCTAGTCACTCACAGCGCACCCATGGTGGAGTCCTGGCTGTCTGAAATCATCCCCATAATCAATCAAAACCCAATTGTGGGTCTGGACGTGGAGTGGCGTCCAAATTTTTACCGCAACAGCGACCACCCCGTTGCGACCTTGCAACTTTGTGTTGACCACCGTTGCCTCATCTTCCAACTCATCCACGCCCAAACCATCCCAAGATCTCTGTTTGACTTTCTTGCTAATGGCAGTTACACATTTGTGGGTGCTGGGATCCAGAATGATGTAGAGAAGCTCCTTGTAGACTATGACTTGAGGGTGACCAATCCTGTTGATCTTGGGGCATTGGCAGCGGCTAAATTGGGTAGGAGAGAGTTGAATAAAGCTGGGTTGAAGGGCCTGTCAAAAGAGGTGCTTGGGAAGGAGCTCCAGAAGCCTAGCAGGGTGACAATGAGCAGGTGGGACAATGAGTGGCTTACTTGTCCTCAGGTTCAGTATGCCTGTATTGATGCTTTCATCTCCTCAGAGATAGGGAGGCGATTAACTGCCATGGCTTGA
- the LOC126786533 gene encoding uncharacterized protein LOC126786533 produces the protein MGERDKATLAKARKELEDMYEGIPDDSVNLTFQDFADLSISTTADKRKPSHTLEPISELRSQNPMAKLPSLDFNRALQASKNNHRINEEVVDPYRGNHHHLQHQNNHHHLEANSHLGHAGRGDHRYGGGGHHLGHNFNHHMMSGHGGVEMSSISMASTTYDHHDMSGVSIASTAMHQQDRKRRPGVPHSNICTICSTYIYIFRHRCLVCGRVYCRQCVMMGMGEMTEGRKCIQCLGKRFSQRYLQRAGKVGCCSRYPKEVKQAELKWAEKGPRRNAVNGLYGRSTVRTPRSKSPVTPRTPRTPIRGHVPPSPGPNSFVTSSSHSPYSPSHHHLPF, from the exons ATGGGGGAAAGGGATAAGGCAACATTGGCAAAGGCAAGGAAGGAGCTTGAGGACATGTATGAAGGGATACCAGATGACTCGGTGAACCTCACTTTCCAAGACTTTGCAGACCTCAGCATCAGCACAACTGCAGACAAGAGAAAACCCTCTCACACTCTGGAACCCATTTCCGAACTCAGGTCCCAAAACCCCATGGCCAAACTTCCCAGCCTCGACTTCAACAGAGCCCTGCAGgcatccaagaacaaccacCGTATCAACGAAGAGGTAGTTGATCCTTACAGAGGTAATCACCATCACCTTCAACACCAGAATAATCACCACCATCTTGAGGCCAACAGCCACCTCGGCCATGCAGGCCGGGGTGACCATCGATACGGTGGTGGTGGTCATCACCTAGGCCATAACTTTAATCATCATATGATGAGTGGCCATGGAGGAGTAGAGATGAGTAGCATAAGCATGGCCAGTACTActtatgatcatcatgatatGAGCGGCGTTAGCATTGCTTCCACTGCCATGCACCAGCAAGATAGAAAAAGAAGGCCTGGGGTTCCTCACTCCAATATCTGCACCATCTGTAGTACCTACATCTATATTTTCCGCCATCGCTGCTTG GTTTGTGGAAGAGTGTATTGCAGGCAATGCGTGATGATGGGGATGGGAGAAATGACAGAAGGTAGAAAATGTATCCAGTGTCTAGGGAAGCGATTTAGCCAAAG GTACTTGCAAAGAGCAGGAAAGGTTGGATGTTGTTCAAGGTACCCAAAAGAGGTGAAGCAAGCAGAGCTGAAGTGGGCCGAGAAAGGGCCAAGAAGGAATGCTGTAAATGGGCTGTACGGTCGCAGCACCGTGCGCACACCCAGATCAAAAAGCCCAGTTACTCCAAGAACTCCTCGAACTCCAATCAGGGGCCATGTTCCTCCAAGTCCTGGCCCAAATTCTTTTGTCACCAGTTCATCACACTCTCCTTATTCTCCCAGTCACCACCACCTCCCTTTCTAG
- the LOC126786522 gene encoding B3 domain-containing transcription repressor VAL2-like isoform X1 codes for MATKICMNVSCGTSNTHEWKDGWPLRSGGFAHLCYKCGAAYEKSVFCDTFHLGETGWRDCSSCHKPLHCGCVASRSLYECLDYGGVGCIGCTNSSQPRVIQRNDVLNGFSGLTLSNAVDRNSSSAEYRAVGGTVDEGKFLQLCGTVDEGKLLQLCKIMEANESTLLPQSPTGEESVFLESTLLPRPLRDDKSESLGQTKGQEVIRQIEEVTPGIFNTTQSSIGSLTFPAELDNGRTMIEANHMSMPSSQPSLRMSLGTPSGTPNLVQPFSGGHVDIREQSKTSSAFQQVQKPRPILPRPLKPALPVSCEINNSARIARPPAEGRGKNQLLPRYWPRITDQELQKLSGALNSTIVPLFEKVLSASDAGRIGRLVLPKACAEAYFPPISHSEGLPLRIQDVKGNEWTFQFRFWPNNNSRMYVLEGVTPCIQSMQLQAGDTVTFSRIDPGNKLVIGFRKASQSVNMQIQGPPMSILPNGTPGETSYSSENLATGSGDSSLFHLNKGSEDPHLNSPLDHHLAEWDTYMHKNESNGHRNEDLLQPVPNSEKKRTRNIGPKSKRLLMHSEDVMELRLTWEEAQDLLRPPPSIKPNIVTIEDFEFEEYDEPPVFGKRSIFTAGPSKRQEQWAQCDDCSKWRKLPVDVLLPPKWTCSENSWDSSRSSCTAPEEMSSKQLDSLLSSSVSLKGLRKRRKILEKKEAEEHEPSGLDALASAAILGDNVRDSGEQLVGATTKHPRHRPGCTCIVCIQPPSGKGKHKPSCKCNVCLTVKRRFTTMMQRKNEKRQLEREAENSLRNNNNHKDESEVNGTTSADTALHMNHLVENSQRNNNNHKDESGMNGTTSGDTALHRKHSSENGASSSHSRTQADAAESSSARQIDLNCEPSGLFRNPTLQDLLKLAKAASAARPLEKYTNETSIGTMMGEEQAGLASCSLTQANGDNDIERRTPNEVHLSAVAWDCPRIGDKVYRETDLE; via the exons ATGGCGACCAAGATTTGCATGAATGTGTCGTGTGGGACGAGTAATACGCATGAATGGAAGGATGGCTGGCCTTTGCGATCTGGTGGATTTGCCCATCTCTGCTACAAGTGTGG AGCTGCATATGAGAAGTCAGTTTTCTGCGATACGTTTCATCTGGGGGAAACAGGTTGGAGGGACTGCAGTTCGTGCCACAAG CCTCTCCACTGTGGATGCGTAGCCTCCAGGTCTTTATATGAGTGCCTGGATTACGGGGGTGTAGGGTGCATTGGCTGCACAAACAGTTCTCAACCACGTGTG ATCCAGAGGAATGATGTCCTCAATGGTTTTAGTGGACTGACTTTAAGTAATGCTGTTGATCGAAATTCCAGTTCTGCTGAATATAGAGCTGTTGGCGGTACTGTTGATGAAGGAAAATTTTTGCAGTTGTGTGGTACTGTTGATGAGGGAAAGCTTTTGCAATTATGCAAGATTATGGAGGCTAATGAGTCCACCCTTTTGCCTCAATCTCCGACAGGTGAAGAAAGTGTATTTCTTGAATCCACTCTCTTGCCTCGACCTCTGAGAGATGATAAAAGTGAATCCCTTGGTCAAACCAAAGGACAAGAAGTCATCCGTCAAATAGAAGAAGTTACCCCAGGAATTTTTAATACCACTCAGTCGTCTATTGGATCGTTAACGTTCCCAGCCGAATTAGATAATGGTAGAACAATGATAGAGGCCAATCATATGAGTATGCCATCCTCTCAGCCATCTTTACGTATGTCTTTGGGAACCCCATCTGGAACACCAAATCTTGTACAACCCTTTTCTGGGGGCCACGTGGATATAAGAGAACAGAGTAAGACATCTTCTGCCTTCCAACAGGTGCAAAAACCTCGTCCTATTTTGCCCAGACCTTTGAAACCTGCCCTCCCTGTGAGTTGTGAGATAAATAATAGTGCGCGCATTGCAAGACCACCGGCTGAAGGACGGGGAAAGAATCAATTACTTCCCCGATACTGGCCTCGGATTACGGACCAAGAGCTGCAGAAGTTATCTGGAGC TTTGAATTCTACTATTGTTCCATTGTTTGAGAAAGTGCTGAGCGCTAGTGATGCCGGTCGAATTGGTCGCTTGGTTCTTCCAAAAGCATGTGCCGAG GCATATTTCCCTCCAATTTCTCACTCAGAAGGCCTTCCTCTAAGGATTCAAGATGTGAAGGGAAATGAGTGGACATTTCAGTTCAGATTTTGGCCAAATAATAATAGTAGGATGTATGTTTTAGAAGGTGTGACACCTTGCATACAGTCAATGCAACTGCAAGCTGGTGATACTG TGACATTTAGTCGGATAGATCCTGGAAACAAACTTGTCATAGGGTTTCGAAAGGCATCACAGTCTGTAAATATGCAG ATTCAGGGACCCCCAATGTCAATCCTTCCAAATGGTACACCTGGGGAAACTTCCTATTCTAGTGAGAATCTGGCTACCGGAAGTGGTGACTCTAGTCTCTTCCATTTGAACAAAGGAAGCGAGGATCCTCACTTAAATTCTCCATTAGACCATCATTTGGCCGAGTGGGATACATATATGCACAAAAATGAGAGCAATGGTCACAGAAATGAGGATTTGTTACAGCCAGTACCAAATTCAGAGAAAAAGAGGACCCGGAACATTGGGCCTAAAAGTAAGAGGTTGCTCATGCATAGTGAAGATGTTATGGAGCTGAGGTTGACATGGGAAGAAGCACAGGACTTGCTCCGTCCGCCACCAAGTATCAAACCAAACATCGTTACTAttgaagattttgaatttgaagagTATGAT GAGCCCCCTGTTTTTGGCAAGAGATCCATATTCACTGCCGGGCCATCAAA GAGACAGGAACAGTGGGCTCAATGTGATGATTGCTCCAAGTGGCGGAAATTGCCTGTAGATGTTCTCCTTCCTCCAAAGTGGACATGCTCAGAAAATTCCTGGGATTCGAGCAG GTCCTCGTGTACTGCACCAGAGGAGATGAGCTCAAAGCAATTGGATAGTCTTCTGAGTTCATCTGTATCCCTTAAAG GTTTGAGGAAGAGACGAAAAATCCTAGAGAAGAAGGAAGCTGAAGAACATGAACCCTCTGGCTTGGATGCCCTGGCTAGTGCTGCTATTTTGGGAGATAATGTGCGTGACTCAGGGGAACAATTAGTTGGAGCCACCACCAAACATCCTCGTCACCGCCCTGGTTGTACTTGCATAGTGTGTATTCAACCCCCAAGCGGGAAGGGCAAGCACAAGCCATCATGCAAATGCAATGTGTGCTTGACAGTGAAACGGCGCTTTACAACTATGATGCAGCGGAAGAATGAGAAGCGCCAATTAGAACGCGAAGCTGAGAATTCTCTGAGGAACAATAACAACCACAAGGATGAATCAGAGGTGAATGGCACCACATCAGCAGATACTGCGTTGCATATGAATCACTTGGTAGAGAATTCCCAGAGGAACAATAACAATCACAAGGATGAATCAGGAATGAATGGCACCACATCAGGAGACACTGCATTGCATAGGAAGCACTCATCGGAGAATGGAGCCAGCAGCAGCCATAGCAGAACTCAAGCAGATGCTGCTGAAAGTTCCAGTGCCAGACAAATTGACCTGAATTGCGAACCTTCCGGTTTGTTCCGGAACCCCACACTTCAAGATCTCTTGAAGCTTGCTAAAGCTGCTTCTGCCGCCCGACCATTGGAGAAGTACACGAACGAAACTTCCATCGGAACCATGATGGGCGAGGAACAAGCCGGTCTTGCTTCTTGTTCGCTTACCCAAGCCAATGGTGATAATGACATTGAGAGACGAACGCCAAATGAAGTTCACCTTTCAGCTGTGGCATGGGACTGCCCGAGAATAGGTGATAAGGTTTACCGTGAGACAGATTTAGAGTGA
- the LOC126786522 gene encoding B3 domain-containing transcription repressor VAL2-like isoform X2 encodes MATKICMNVSCGTSNTHEWKDGWPLRSGGFAHLCYKCGAAYEKSVFCDTFHLGETGWRDCSSCHKPLHCGCVASRSLYECLDYGGVGCIGCTNSSQPRVIQRNDVLNGFSGLTLSNAVDRNSSSAEYRAVGGTVDEGKFLQLCGTVDEGKLLQLCKIMEANESTLLPQSPTGEESVFLESTLLPRPLRDDKSESLGQTKGQEVIRQIEEVTPGIFNTTQSSIGSLTFPAELDNGRTMIEANHMSMPSSQPSLRMSLGTPSGTPNLVQPFSGGHVDIREQSKTSSAFQQVQKPRPILPRPLKPALPVSCEINNSARIARPPAEGRGKNQLLPRYWPRITDQELQKLSGALNSTIVPLFEKVLSASDAGRIGRLVLPKACAEAYFPPISHSEGLPLRIQDVKGNEWTFQFRFWPNNNSRMYVLEGVTPCIQSMQLQAGDTVTFSRIDPGNKLVIGFRKASQSVNMQGPPMSILPNGTPGETSYSSENLATGSGDSSLFHLNKGSEDPHLNSPLDHHLAEWDTYMHKNESNGHRNEDLLQPVPNSEKKRTRNIGPKSKRLLMHSEDVMELRLTWEEAQDLLRPPPSIKPNIVTIEDFEFEEYDEPPVFGKRSIFTAGPSKRQEQWAQCDDCSKWRKLPVDVLLPPKWTCSENSWDSSRSSCTAPEEMSSKQLDSLLSSSVSLKGLRKRRKILEKKEAEEHEPSGLDALASAAILGDNVRDSGEQLVGATTKHPRHRPGCTCIVCIQPPSGKGKHKPSCKCNVCLTVKRRFTTMMQRKNEKRQLEREAENSLRNNNNHKDESEVNGTTSADTALHMNHLVENSQRNNNNHKDESGMNGTTSGDTALHRKHSSENGASSSHSRTQADAAESSSARQIDLNCEPSGLFRNPTLQDLLKLAKAASAARPLEKYTNETSIGTMMGEEQAGLASCSLTQANGDNDIERRTPNEVHLSAVAWDCPRIGDKVYRETDLE; translated from the exons ATGGCGACCAAGATTTGCATGAATGTGTCGTGTGGGACGAGTAATACGCATGAATGGAAGGATGGCTGGCCTTTGCGATCTGGTGGATTTGCCCATCTCTGCTACAAGTGTGG AGCTGCATATGAGAAGTCAGTTTTCTGCGATACGTTTCATCTGGGGGAAACAGGTTGGAGGGACTGCAGTTCGTGCCACAAG CCTCTCCACTGTGGATGCGTAGCCTCCAGGTCTTTATATGAGTGCCTGGATTACGGGGGTGTAGGGTGCATTGGCTGCACAAACAGTTCTCAACCACGTGTG ATCCAGAGGAATGATGTCCTCAATGGTTTTAGTGGACTGACTTTAAGTAATGCTGTTGATCGAAATTCCAGTTCTGCTGAATATAGAGCTGTTGGCGGTACTGTTGATGAAGGAAAATTTTTGCAGTTGTGTGGTACTGTTGATGAGGGAAAGCTTTTGCAATTATGCAAGATTATGGAGGCTAATGAGTCCACCCTTTTGCCTCAATCTCCGACAGGTGAAGAAAGTGTATTTCTTGAATCCACTCTCTTGCCTCGACCTCTGAGAGATGATAAAAGTGAATCCCTTGGTCAAACCAAAGGACAAGAAGTCATCCGTCAAATAGAAGAAGTTACCCCAGGAATTTTTAATACCACTCAGTCGTCTATTGGATCGTTAACGTTCCCAGCCGAATTAGATAATGGTAGAACAATGATAGAGGCCAATCATATGAGTATGCCATCCTCTCAGCCATCTTTACGTATGTCTTTGGGAACCCCATCTGGAACACCAAATCTTGTACAACCCTTTTCTGGGGGCCACGTGGATATAAGAGAACAGAGTAAGACATCTTCTGCCTTCCAACAGGTGCAAAAACCTCGTCCTATTTTGCCCAGACCTTTGAAACCTGCCCTCCCTGTGAGTTGTGAGATAAATAATAGTGCGCGCATTGCAAGACCACCGGCTGAAGGACGGGGAAAGAATCAATTACTTCCCCGATACTGGCCTCGGATTACGGACCAAGAGCTGCAGAAGTTATCTGGAGC TTTGAATTCTACTATTGTTCCATTGTTTGAGAAAGTGCTGAGCGCTAGTGATGCCGGTCGAATTGGTCGCTTGGTTCTTCCAAAAGCATGTGCCGAG GCATATTTCCCTCCAATTTCTCACTCAGAAGGCCTTCCTCTAAGGATTCAAGATGTGAAGGGAAATGAGTGGACATTTCAGTTCAGATTTTGGCCAAATAATAATAGTAGGATGTATGTTTTAGAAGGTGTGACACCTTGCATACAGTCAATGCAACTGCAAGCTGGTGATACTG TGACATTTAGTCGGATAGATCCTGGAAACAAACTTGTCATAGGGTTTCGAAAGGCATCACAGTCTGTAAATATGCAG GGACCCCCAATGTCAATCCTTCCAAATGGTACACCTGGGGAAACTTCCTATTCTAGTGAGAATCTGGCTACCGGAAGTGGTGACTCTAGTCTCTTCCATTTGAACAAAGGAAGCGAGGATCCTCACTTAAATTCTCCATTAGACCATCATTTGGCCGAGTGGGATACATATATGCACAAAAATGAGAGCAATGGTCACAGAAATGAGGATTTGTTACAGCCAGTACCAAATTCAGAGAAAAAGAGGACCCGGAACATTGGGCCTAAAAGTAAGAGGTTGCTCATGCATAGTGAAGATGTTATGGAGCTGAGGTTGACATGGGAAGAAGCACAGGACTTGCTCCGTCCGCCACCAAGTATCAAACCAAACATCGTTACTAttgaagattttgaatttgaagagTATGAT GAGCCCCCTGTTTTTGGCAAGAGATCCATATTCACTGCCGGGCCATCAAA GAGACAGGAACAGTGGGCTCAATGTGATGATTGCTCCAAGTGGCGGAAATTGCCTGTAGATGTTCTCCTTCCTCCAAAGTGGACATGCTCAGAAAATTCCTGGGATTCGAGCAG GTCCTCGTGTACTGCACCAGAGGAGATGAGCTCAAAGCAATTGGATAGTCTTCTGAGTTCATCTGTATCCCTTAAAG GTTTGAGGAAGAGACGAAAAATCCTAGAGAAGAAGGAAGCTGAAGAACATGAACCCTCTGGCTTGGATGCCCTGGCTAGTGCTGCTATTTTGGGAGATAATGTGCGTGACTCAGGGGAACAATTAGTTGGAGCCACCACCAAACATCCTCGTCACCGCCCTGGTTGTACTTGCATAGTGTGTATTCAACCCCCAAGCGGGAAGGGCAAGCACAAGCCATCATGCAAATGCAATGTGTGCTTGACAGTGAAACGGCGCTTTACAACTATGATGCAGCGGAAGAATGAGAAGCGCCAATTAGAACGCGAAGCTGAGAATTCTCTGAGGAACAATAACAACCACAAGGATGAATCAGAGGTGAATGGCACCACATCAGCAGATACTGCGTTGCATATGAATCACTTGGTAGAGAATTCCCAGAGGAACAATAACAATCACAAGGATGAATCAGGAATGAATGGCACCACATCAGGAGACACTGCATTGCATAGGAAGCACTCATCGGAGAATGGAGCCAGCAGCAGCCATAGCAGAACTCAAGCAGATGCTGCTGAAAGTTCCAGTGCCAGACAAATTGACCTGAATTGCGAACCTTCCGGTTTGTTCCGGAACCCCACACTTCAAGATCTCTTGAAGCTTGCTAAAGCTGCTTCTGCCGCCCGACCATTGGAGAAGTACACGAACGAAACTTCCATCGGAACCATGATGGGCGAGGAACAAGCCGGTCTTGCTTCTTGTTCGCTTACCCAAGCCAATGGTGATAATGACATTGAGAGACGAACGCCAAATGAAGTTCACCTTTCAGCTGTGGCATGGGACTGCCCGAGAATAGGTGATAAGGTTTACCGTGAGACAGATTTAGAGTGA